From the Triticum urartu cultivar G1812 chromosome 4, Tu2.1, whole genome shotgun sequence genome, the window atacatgacgctggtttaccatgtaaaccgtgccgggttataataaacaccgtgttactccataagaggatgttaacaacaaggatcaaaccaggcaaatagtctccggattgacgtgaattgtgttccgtcaattgattggttgaaaactttgtcggttttaaaaaaacgcaataaaaaagaaaaaagtatCTTGAAAAGAAAAGTGCGAAGCAaaagcaatgacaaaaccgtttgcaaaaaaggtttatttgagctgatcaaatggcgttaccatggccgaacacgaccaagctcccgttaggtgtaactatggttctagttagccaggtccccaaataaaaccgtggcatttatgccgaccaagtagcatggcaatggttcgggttcgaccaagcccccaagtgattctgtggccttaggccgatcaagaggcatgactggttcagacgtgaccaagtccccaagtgatctggtcgctctcgcctatcaagaggtatggtattggttcgAACACGACCAaacctccaagtgatataacatgatgcttttaaaaagcgaactcaaggggtaaaccggaggccgctttagaacaactccgtgtaaccacacatgatgtaaaagaacagataccccgctttagctgaggttccggtttattatatttaatcataatatatacatcattgtaatatgtacataagtagaaccaatggctcaggtataataaggccgaagatgagctatgttccacggcctgttggtctcctcctctgatgtacgtgagtccttatgctctcgaatatcgatcagatagtatgacccgttgtgcagattcttgctgaccacgaaaggcccctcccaaggtggggataacttatgcatatcagtctgatcttggatgagccgaagcaccaaatctccttcctggaaggttctggttctgactcggcgactgtgataacgacgaagatcctgttggtaaatcgccgatcgggcggctgctatgtcatgctcttcatccaaccggtccaaagcatcttggcGTGTTGTCttgttgtccgcttcaatataagccgtcacacgaggtgaatcatgacggatatcactggggagaaccgcctccgctccataaaccatgaagaacggtgtgtatcctgttgacctgttgggtgttgtattgatgctccataacacagatggtaattcttctacccaacaacccggcgttctctgcaaaggaaccatgagccggggcttgatgcctctcaagatctcttgattagctctttctgcttgaccattggactgtgggtgtgccactgatgaaacgtcgagccggatgtgctcccgttcgcagaactccttcatggcacctttggacaaattggtaccattatctgtgatgatactgtgtggaaagccaaaccagaaaatcactttttttaatgaactgaaccgccatggccgcatcacacttgctaacaggttctgcctccacccactttgtaaacttgtcaaccgccaccaggaggtgggtcttcttatctttggaccttttgaaaggcccaaccatatccagcccccaagtcgcaaatggccaagtaattggaagcattctcaattcttgagctggtacatgagcacgtcttgagaacttttggcaaccatcacatcgtctgaccagatcctctgcatcagcatgagcagttaaccaatagaagccatggcgaaatgctttagccaccaaagattttgaaccggcgtggtgaccacaatctcctgcgtggatctcacgcaaaatttcacggccttcttcaggagacacacagcgttgaagtGCTCCTGACACACTgtaatgatgcaactcgccgttgataatagtcatggacttggatcaccggattatctgtctggccagagtctcatcctctggtaactcgccctggttcttgtacgccaggtagggaagcgtccaatccggaataacatgaagagctgccaccaattgagcctccggatcaggaatagccaaatccgcttcaccagggatcttgaccgacgggttgtgcagcacatccagaaaaacattgggcggaaccggtttgcgctgagagcccagccggcttaaagcgtccgccgcttcatttttccgccggtccacgtggtccacctgatagcctttgaaatgacctgcaacaatatccacctcacgacgatatgccgccatgagtggatccttagagtCCCAAGTGctagacacttgctgagccacgaggtccaagtcaccgaagcacttaactcgacctagattcatctccttagccatccggagaccatggagcaaggcttcatactcagctgcattgttactacaagggaacattaagcggggaacataacaaaacttatcacctcgtggggaagttaatacgactccagcccctgaaccttccaattgcctggatccgtcaaaatggatggtccaatatgtgtgatctggcttttcttcaggtgcttgcatttccgttcAATCATTAATaaaatcaaccagtgcttgagacttaatcgccgtccgaggcacatacttcaaatcgtgcggcccaagctctatagcccacttggcaatccggccagttgcttcccggttctggatgatatcccccaaaggagcagaactgaccaccgtaattggatgcccttggaagtattgtttaagctttcggcttgccataaaaactccatacaccagcttctgccaatgcggatacctttgcttggactcaatgagcacctcgctgatataatagaccggacgttgaatcggatgctccttacctgcctcctttcgctccaccacaatagccacgctgaccacccgagcattagcagcaacatatagcagtaacggctccttgtcaatgggagcggcgagcacaggcggattggccaattgcctcTTTAAGTTTTCAAATGCCTCATCAGTAGCAGAACTCCatacaaactgatccgtcttcttcaacatctgatacaaagggattgccttctcaccaagacgactgataaaccggcttaacgcggcaatccggcctgccaggcgttgaacatcattgatatacttcggtttagccagggaggtgatggctgtgatcttctccggattagcctcaattcccctattggacactaggaagcctaataacttgcccgccggtacaccaaagacgcatttgtccggattaagcatcatcttgtatgtcctcaggttatcaaaagtttcctttaaatcaacacgatatcatccacgtaggcgtgtacattacggccaatctgtttgtgtagacaattttgcacacaacgttgataagttgcctgggcactcttgagcccaaagggcatagacacatagcagaaggctccaaagggagttatgaatgccgttttctcctggtccttaactgccattttgatctgatcaTAGCTAGAATATGCATCCagaaaacttaaacgctcacaacccgccgtagcatcaataatttgatcaatacgggggagggcaaaaggatctgctggacaagctttattaagatctgtgtaatccacacacatgcgccaggtgccgtttttcttaaggaccagcaccagattggcaagccactcagggtgaaaaacttcaacaataaaaccagctgctaagagcctggctacctcttctccaattgccttgcgtctttcttcgttaaaccggcggaggaactgtttcaccggtttgtatttaggatccacattaagggtgtgctcagcgagttgcctcggtacacctggcatgtcagagggcttccatgcaaaaatgtcccgattctcacggatgaactcgatgagcgtgctttcctatttcggatccaaattagcactgatgctgaactgcttggacgaatcgccaggtacaaattcaacaagcttagtttctgctacCGATTTGAGCTTCAGGGCcagatcatgctccgtagttggcttctttaatggagtcatgtccgccggatcaacattgtccttataatacttcagctcctcggtggcacaaaccNNNNNNNNNNNNNNNNNNNNNNNNNNNNNNNNNNNNNNNNNNNNNNNNNNNNNNNNNNNNNNNNNNNNNNNNNNNNNNNNNNNNNNNNNNNNNNNNNNNNNNNNNNNNNNNNNNNNNNNNNNNNNNNNNNNNNNNNNNNNNNNNNNNNNNNNNNNNNNNNNNNNNNNNNNNNNNNNNNNNNNNNNNNNNNNNNNNNNNNNNNNNNNNNNNNNNNNNNNNNNNNNNNNNNNNNNNNNNNNNNNNNNNNNNNNNNNNNNNNNNNNNNNNNNNNNNNNNNNNNNNNNNNNNNNNNNNNNNNNNNNNNNNNNNNNNNNNNNNNNNNNNNNNNNNNNNNNNNNNNNNNNNNNNNNNNNNNNNNNNNNNNNNNNNNNNNNNNNNNNNNNNNNNNNNNNNNNNNNNNNNNNNNNNNNNNNNNNNNNNNNNNNNNNNNNNNNNNNNNNNNNNNNNNNNNNNNNNNNNNNNNNNNNNNNNNNNNNNNNNNNNNNNNNNNNNNNNNNNNNNNNNNNNNNNNNNNNNNNNNNNNNNNNNNNNNNNNNNNNNNNNNNNNNNNNNNNNNNNNNNNNNNNNNNNNNNNNNNNNNNNNNNNNNNNNNNNNNNNNNNNNNNNNNNNNNNNNNNNNNNNNNNNNNNNNNNNNNNNNNNNNNNNNNNNNNNNNNNNNNNNNNNNNNNNNNNNNNNNNNNNNNNNNNNNNNNNNNNNNNNNNNNNNNNNNNNNNNNNNNNNNNNNNNNNNNNNNNNNNNNNNNNNNNNNNNNNNNNNNNNNNNNNNNNNNNNNNNNNNNNNNNNNNNNNNNNNNNNNNNNNNNNNNNNNNNNNNNNNNNNNNNNNNNNNNNNNNNNNNNNNNNNNNNNNNNNNNNNNNNNNNNNNNNNNNNNNNNNNNNNNNNNNNNNNNNNNNNNNNNNNNNNNNNNNNNNNNNNNNNNNNNNNNNNNNNNNNNNNNNNNNNNNNNNNNNNNNNNNNNNNNNNNNNNNNNNNNNNNNNNNNNNNNNNNNNNNNNNNNNGCATTTTCGCAGTGAGGGAAGGTTGGCTTGACAGGCTTCGTTCTGGATGTTGTAATCTCTTCTCATGGTCTTTGTTCGCTTTATTATCCCGTTGTGAGAATGGCTAGGACTGTGGATCCACACGCCCCCCCTCTAGTCAGTACTTTCCGAGTAGCGCAAGGCTTCTTCGTTGGCAAATAAACGAATTAATGAACTAATTTCCTAATATGACGTGAACTTGAACTAGCATTGATCAAGTCCATGAGCTCATAAGAAGGAGTTCTTCACGTGAGAAAGTCCACGGCTTAGCTTAATTCAATAAAAAAGAAAGTATCCAATCGACTTTAGGAGCGCCATATGTTTCTATCTGAAACGGTAAAGCGAGGCTCGCTATAAGGGTCATAGCTAGTTCAGGATTGGTAGGAAAGTAATACAAATGATTGTAATATGACAACCCCCAGGGGAGCTAGCCTTTGTGTTAAGATTAAAAAGAAGAGCCCTCTTTTCATACGACTCGGTGATTCCATTGCTCTATCCGGCCGCAAGATTCGATCGCGTACAGCACGAGCACGAGATGGGTTGGGGACTTAGAAATGAGCTATGCTCCAAGAATTGACCCCTGAACTACCTTTGCCCGCCTTTTCTTGTAGAATCCATTCCCCCTCTTTTATATATTTAGAATGCTTTTAGGGCTAGTGGAATGAGGCTGGAACCCATCAATATCGCTAAACCGGGAGAGTTGCTTGTGTTGGGTTCAAAGTTTCGCTCTACCAAGGCAAGATATAATAGAATATAATCTAATCTAATATGCATCCAGCTTTAGCTGAATATCGTGAGTGTTCAGCGAAGTATGCTAGCCATTGGCCTTACGTTCAGGATACTCCTTTCTGTCTTTGCGATGTTTGGTTATAAGAGAATGTTGCTCTTCAGAAAACGCGTATAGCGGCCTTCGTCGATGGGACAAACGCTCCAGTGTATGCGTTACGAGGCAACTAGCATTTTGTCATGGAAGTTCGTGAAACAATGTCATGTCGCGACTCGACATGTTAGAAGGAGCTAAATCAATAGGTGCCGGTGCTGCTACAATCGCTTTAGCCGGAGCTTAGCAGAAAGGTGTGATTCGTGATCTCGATCATTTAAATGATCCTATCCTTAAGATTGGTTTTGGAAGATATGTCAAACATTCGAGAATGGCGCTGTTGATCTAGTTAGGTTTCTAATTGTTGAGTGTGAAGTTCCGTTCTAAAAATATTCGTTTCGTTGGAAAAACCAACGCCGACGTCAAGATCAGTCTCCTTTCCTTTCTCTTTTCGGGAGCAGAGCTGAAAAAGATGGACAGTAACGATCGCGTAATATCAATTTATCGGCCTCGTCATCGAAAGCGGCTTCCAATTGCTCGGAAATTCTCAGCTATATGGGGGACTTTGATGGTGAGCAAAAAGAATTGATCAAGAAATTGGTAAACTTTCGCATGATCGATGGTAAAAGAACGAGAGTTCGTGCTATTGTTTATAAAACTTTTCACCGCCTAGCTCGAACTGAACGCGATGTAATAAAACTTATGGTTGACGCCGTAGATAATATAAAGCCAATATGCGAAGTGGTCAAAGTAGGAGTCGCAGGTACTATTTATGATGTTCCTGGGATTGTAGCCAGGGATCGTCAACAAACCTTAGCTATTCGTTGGATCCTTGGAGCAGCTTTCAAACGACGTATAAGCTACAGGATAAGCTTAGAGAAATGTTCATTTGCTGAGATACTGGATGCTTACCGAAAGAGGGGAATTTCACGTAAGAGAAGGGAGAATCTTCATGGACTGGCTTCCACCAATCGGAGTTTCGCGCATTTCAGATGGTGGTAAAGTGATACCACATAAGGAGCTCTTCCTCATTCAGTCATACTCAACAAAAGTAAGAAATGTTTGACCCGGATCCTTTTTTCATCTTCATATAGAAAGAAAATCGGCCTTCCTCATACTCCCCCCTTCATTCATAGAGTTGGAGGAATCCACAAGAGGCCTGCCCGTTCATAATTGCATAAAAGAACCATTCTTTTTATGAAAACTCTTGTTCCAACCTCACCTCAGGTCGAATGAATACGAAAGGGGGATCAATCAAATCAATAAGCCATGAATGAAGAAGTAGTGGGCCTTTCGCCTTATTTCGTTTGACTCGTGGAGCTGAGAAATCTACTTCAAAGAGAGGGAAAGAGTGCTAGTCCGAAAGAACAAGCAAGGGATGAGCGCACGGGAGCGAAATCCGTTGCGCCCACGCGCATACGTTTTCTTGCTGGGTAATTTCTCAGAAAGTTTTTGTGTTGTTGATTCCTATTCCTAGGTGTTGTGCTTTTTCCCCTATGCCGCCTATTGGTACTAGTGGAGTAGGATTGGCCTGTAATACAGAACCTATAGGTGGTGTAACCTTTCGCTCAATACTCAAATCTACAATTGAAGCATCTGAGGCTGCATCAATCGAGGATACACGACATAAGGAATTGTTAGATCTCCAAACTGAACTTCGCCTTCACCAAGCGTGGGTTTTCACTGGTCCTAACTAACGGTTGGCAAGCGATCCCCTATTCTGCATCCCGAAGATCAGACGGCCCAGAGCCGGAGCGATCATTCAAGCAAGTTACTCAGCTTGAGTTTTTTCAGTCAATCAATAGATTGTGCAGTTTCTTAGTCTTTTGGTCCACGTCTTCATGACTTATAGAAAGGGTTTCTTTCTTTTACAAGATCATGGAAGCTTCAGAAACCATCCGAGATCTTCTGGAAACAAGAAATGTTGCATCAAAGGGTTCAGTGGTCATATCATAGTGAAATCGAGTTTCTTGATTTAGTCGATATCAAATTCCCAACTTAGAAATTCGAAAGGACTAAGATTCTACTTCTTCCTCAAATACTGGGAATGTGGATTCAAGTATGATATCACTATTCCACAGATCTCAAGAAAACGAATTGAACAAGTTTGATGGCTGGAAAAGAAGATAGGAATGGGGCACCAAGGAAGGATTGTAGGTAGGGATGCCCTTAGATCCGTTCTCAATAGCTCGTGATAAGGCAAGAAAGCGAGTAGATACCCTGCCCTCGCATTAAAGCATCGATCTAGTCCTCTATtagatatgaatttcctgttgGAAATCGAGGTACATACTCCAAAAATCCCTGGTTTTTGCCTTCGGTTAGCAACTCGTCTAAGTTTAAGGATCGTATTCCATCTTCGTAAGGACATACAAAGGGGTTTCGGTAGTGACTGTCCTATCAATAGACCGAAAGGTCATCAGTTGCCCTCACAGCCTAACGCCGTTTTTGAGCTCCATCACATGCTTAAGAAGGACTTGCCGCGGAGCCAAGGCCTATTTATGAGCCAGACCTAGAAGATCACTGCTTTCGTGCTGGTCATTCTAATCACTATGAGAACTTCTCCCAAAGAGGGTTCTTATTTCATTTCAGTAAGTAGTCGATTGAATCGGTTTCTAACCAAAGGAATGTGTTATTATAACCAAATATATCATCCAAGAGCCGATCTCTTTTTCATTAAGCATCATTAACAGACCGCTTTCTTACGAGCTTGGTAGCTGCCTTGGAGCCGAGGCAGACGGAGGAACCTCTCGAACCTGGAATCCACTTTCCACTTGTCCTCCATATGCTCGGGTCTGCTGTTTGACCAGTATCTAATGCTATTTCTTACTTCGACTAGACGGGCACTTTCGCATTATGCAGTGAGATCGCCTACTCCTCTCGAGGTTGGCATTTTCGAGTTCATATTTCATAGGTCACCATAAAAATTCCTACCTTTCAAATTAGCATATTTTTAGGAACATATCGAACTTTCATCCGCATTATCTGTGCAAAATTTTATCATTGTTTAACTACTTCCTCAAACCATTCAATGCGCTATCTCCATCCTCTCATTCATCTCTATACCAGAACAATTAATTAGGCCCAGCCCTTCTATCATCGGCATTGTTGAACTAATTACTTTCGTCTTCGTGCCACCTCAAAGAAGACATTTGATCATGGGCTTTTTTGTGATGAGGCTAGTTTGAACTATGCTTTTTCTCCTTTCTACACCCCTCTTGACACAAGTTTCGCACATCCAGTTCTCTTATTAGAAACTCCCTATAGATATACTTCTTACTGACTGATTATGGCTTCCCTGACTAGAGAAGGAAATGTCGGGAGGAAATAGAGATGATAGGACCACCTGAATGCTGGAGATGAGTGCTCGTCGTATTCCCTCGAGCAAAGCGGAGAAGAGAAGGGGGAAGAAAAAAGGTTCCTAACTCATTGGATAGCTTAATCTATTGGTCAGGGATCCCATCTTTACTTTATTTAGGTGCCTAGACTTTTCGGGGCATAGGGTAGATTTCACAGTCCTTTAAGTGAATACGCCTTCTCTTTATGTATAGAGCTCTTAAAGAATGGATCAGCTCCTAGCGAAAAAGTCCAAGGTCTGAATACCAAGAGCGGTCAAACACAGTGATCGGTCCCGGTCAATGGGTAGAAAAGCCCGCCCTATAATCTGAAGTAGTCTTCGACTAGGTATATAAAATGGATAAAAAGAaagaaggggaggagaggagatAGATGCATTTCACTAGGCGTATATGATATTGGAAAGAATGGAATCGAGTAAGCTTAGGCCAACCGATAAGTCATCTTTGTGTAACTTCCCATATGCCTACTTCTAAGCTAAAGTAAGGAAATAGGGTGAGATAAGCAAGAATGAGCCGAACGAAGACGTAAGGTTTGTTTAGATGTAGTCTTTGTGCTTTTCAAGTTGCTTCTTGCGAAATCAACTAAGTTCGAAAAAGCCATGCCCAGGTTTCCGGGAGTTTAGATAAGATATGTCAGCTGTTGGAGGATCAATATTATCCGGGGGATCCATATATTATGAGGGAGTATAGAGAGGGGGTCTAGAGATAGT encodes:
- the LOC125552316 gene encoding ribosomal protein S7, mitochondrial, with product MGDFDGEQKELIKKLVNFRMIDGKRTRVRAIVYKTFHRLARTERDVIKLMVDAVDNIKPICEVVKVGVAGTIYDVPGIVARDRQQTLAIRWILGAAFKRRISYRISLEKCSFAEILDAYRKRGISRKRRENLHGLASTNRSFAHFRWW